In Methylomagnum ishizawai, one DNA window encodes the following:
- a CDS encoding MBL fold metallo-hydrolase: MPLADPPEPLYLLAACPDWNPPHPPGFKCLDRTLGTHPLAWILATRPAGLVLDGDAPESEGLELLAAIRHRPELDATRLFLLSRSPATRATAYALGADECLPKPCTPEQLTEAFHQHGRFELTFWGVRGTLPIPGPKTLKYGGNTSCVGLRIGGHRRFVFDAGTGLRMLSNHLMGTDGGRFDGRIFISHPHWDHFNSLPFFQPLYFPGNHIVLHGPPQGERSLRDLIDDQMDGIFFPITVGAFQAEVEYLDLWEGVHRFDGVRVEAKRLCHPGHCLAYRVDYQGRSVAYVTDNELGARGPDDTSLRELIGFLDGVDVLIHDCTYFDDEYPKRVNWGHSSIGQASRLAHAAGVRYFYLFHHDPDHSDADIERKLALAERHLHGLGSSTRCRIAGEGDSLRIDRLA; the protein is encoded by the coding sequence ATGCCATTGGCGGACCCGCCCGAACCCCTGTACCTGCTCGCAGCCTGCCCGGACTGGAACCCACCCCATCCGCCCGGCTTCAAATGCCTGGACCGGACCCTGGGAACCCACCCCTTGGCATGGATACTCGCCACCCGGCCCGCCGGGCTGGTGCTGGACGGCGACGCGCCGGAATCCGAGGGGCTGGAACTGCTGGCCGCGATCCGGCACCGCCCGGAACTCGACGCGACCCGCTTGTTCCTGCTGTCACGCTCCCCCGCGACCCGCGCCACGGCCTACGCTCTCGGGGCCGACGAATGCTTGCCAAAGCCCTGTACGCCGGAACAACTGACCGAAGCGTTCCACCAACACGGGCGTTTCGAGTTGACCTTCTGGGGAGTGCGCGGCACCCTGCCCATCCCCGGTCCCAAGACCCTGAAATATGGCGGCAACACCTCCTGCGTCGGCCTCCGCATCGGCGGGCACCGCCGCTTCGTATTCGACGCCGGCACGGGACTGCGGATGTTGTCCAACCACCTGATGGGCACCGACGGGGGCCGCTTCGACGGGCGGATTTTCATTTCCCACCCGCATTGGGACCATTTCAACAGCCTGCCGTTTTTCCAGCCGCTGTATTTTCCCGGCAACCATATCGTCCTGCACGGCCCGCCCCAGGGCGAGCGCAGCCTCCGGGATTTGATCGACGACCAGATGGACGGGATTTTCTTCCCGATCACGGTCGGGGCGTTCCAGGCCGAGGTGGAATACCTGGACCTGTGGGAAGGGGTGCATCGCTTCGACGGAGTGCGGGTCGAGGCCAAACGCCTATGCCATCCGGGGCATTGCCTCGCCTATCGGGTCGATTATCAAGGCCGCTCGGTCGCCTATGTGACCGACAACGAGTTGGGCGCGCGTGGCCCGGACGATACCTCGCTACGGGAATTGATCGGCTTCCTGGACGGCGTCGATGTGCTGATCCACGATTGCACCTATTTCGACGACGAATACCCCAAGCGGGTGAATTGGGGCCATTCCAGCATCGGACAGGCCAGCCGCTTGGCCCACGCGGCCGGTGTCCGCTATTTCTACCTGTTCCACCACGACCCCGACCACAGCGACGCCGATATCGAGCGGAAGCTGGCGCTGGCCGAGCGGCACCTACACGGCCTGGGCTCCAGCACCCGCTGCCGCATCGCGGGCGAGGGCGATAGCCTGCGGATCGACCGCTTGGCCTGA
- a CDS encoding DUF58 domain-containing protein, which produces MIPEFHYAVGWRTAGLHPGGHVGARFGGGHEFAGHAPFLAHPDPRHLDFRASLRDPFGQLLTRTFRQRCSIPVYVLADLSASMGFRGSAAKLDLLARFAAACAYSAYRSGDGFGFIGCDEGIRWELCLPCRFHKGAGPELEARLKDFTPTGRSAGGLLEAAPHLGKRRALVFLVSDFHFPLAWAEGLLDALVRHDVVPVVVWDSAEYQRLPQFGLVAIEDPETGARRRLLMRPALRERFRAAFAARREALIRLCAYRGREPFFLADQFDADAMTRYFVSGVAPPS; this is translated from the coding sequence GTGATCCCGGAATTCCATTATGCCGTCGGTTGGCGCACGGCGGGCTTGCATCCGGGCGGCCATGTCGGTGCCCGTTTCGGCGGCGGCCACGAATTCGCGGGCCATGCGCCGTTCCTGGCCCATCCCGATCCGCGCCATCTCGATTTCCGCGCCAGCCTGCGCGATCCGTTCGGGCAATTATTGACCCGCACTTTCCGTCAGCGCTGTTCCATTCCGGTTTATGTACTGGCCGATCTTTCCGCCTCGATGGGGTTCCGGGGTAGCGCCGCCAAGCTCGATCTGCTCGCCCGGTTCGCTGCCGCTTGCGCCTATTCCGCCTACCGGAGCGGCGATGGGTTCGGGTTCATCGGTTGCGACGAGGGTATCCGCTGGGAACTGTGCCTGCCCTGCCGCTTCCACAAGGGCGCGGGGCCGGAACTCGAAGCCCGGCTGAAGGATTTCACGCCGACGGGTCGTTCCGCCGGGGGATTGTTGGAAGCCGCGCCGCACCTGGGCAAACGGCGGGCGCTGGTGTTTTTGGTCTCGGATTTCCATTTCCCGCTGGCTTGGGCCGAAGGGCTGCTGGATGCGCTGGTGCGGCACGATGTGGTGCCGGTGGTGGTGTGGGATAGCGCCGAATACCAGCGGCTGCCACAATTCGGGCTGGTGGCTATCGAAGACCCGGAAACCGGAGCGCGGCGGCGTTTGTTGATGCGTCCGGCGCTCCGGGAGCGGTTCCGGGCCGCGTTCGCGGCCCGCCGCGAGGCGTTGATCCGGTTATGCGCCTATCGGGGGCGCGAGCCGTTTTTCCTGGCCGACCAGTTCGACGCCGACGCCATGACGCGCTATTTCGTCTCCGGGGTCGCGCCGCCGTCCTAG
- a CDS encoding RibD family protein encodes MPRFPQLLGLFPPRSATVGLEGLYLGLGLHRLGSPAAPFVYANFVSSLDGRIALEDAGGKTYLPKRLTSPNDFRLFLELHAQADCLVTHGGYLRALAAGRLGNILQVGAHEAGHDLPAWREAQGLPPQPAVVVASASLDFPLPPSLRAHGQTCYIATGTQADPGKVAYWRDRGYEVLVAGAGKTVEGGALTRQLGGLGYRTPYLVAGPRMLETMVRDGCLSRLFLTTTHQLLGGLGFHGLLPGPELGKAGRLRLMSLYYDAETPAGAGQWFAQFAPGAVL; translated from the coding sequence ATGCCCCGGTTTCCCCAACTGCTAGGTCTTTTCCCGCCGCGTTCCGCCACCGTCGGCTTGGAAGGGTTGTATCTCGGTCTCGGCCTGCACCGGCTGGGCAGTCCGGCGGCTCCCTTCGTCTACGCCAATTTCGTCAGCAGCCTGGATGGCCGCATCGCCCTGGAAGACGCCGGGGGCAAGACCTATCTGCCCAAGCGCCTGACCTCGCCCAACGATTTCCGGCTGTTCCTGGAATTGCACGCCCAGGCCGATTGCCTTGTCACCCATGGCGGCTATTTGCGGGCGCTGGCGGCGGGGCGGCTGGGAAACATCCTGCAAGTCGGGGCGCACGAAGCCGGGCACGATCTGCCCGCTTGGCGCGAGGCCCAGGGCTTGCCGCCGCAGCCCGCCGTGGTGGTCGCCAGCGCCAGCCTGGATTTCCCGCTGCCGCCATCGCTCCGCGCCCACGGCCAGACCTGTTATATCGCCACCGGCACCCAGGCCGATCCGGGCAAGGTCGCGTATTGGCGGGATCGAGGCTACGAAGTGCTGGTCGCGGGCGCGGGGAAGACGGTGGAAGGCGGTGCCCTGACCCGCCAATTGGGCGGTCTGGGCTATCGTACCCCGTATCTCGTCGCCGGGCCGCGGATGTTGGAAACCATGGTGCGGGATGGTTGCCTGTCGCGCTTGTTCCTCACCACCACCCATCAACTGCTGGGCGGTCTGGGCTTCCATGGCTTGTTGCCGGGACCGGAATTGGGGAAGGCTGGGCGGCTTCGGCTGATGTCTTTGTATTACGATGCCGAAACGCCTGCGGGCGCGGGCCAGTGGTTCGCGCAGTTCGCGCCCGGCGCGGTCCTATAA
- a CDS encoding AAA family ATPase: MPAAEPNPNPSFDKDRLLAEWRDRALAFEREIHKAVVGLDHAVRQITVAVFARGHVMLEGDVGVGKTTLLRAVARGLGGVYERIEGTIDLMPNDLVYHTYIDEQGKPRVDPGPILKHGESLSVFFFNEVNRARPQVHSLLLRVMAERSVTAFNREQVFPYLQVFADRNRVEKEETFEMPSAARDRFMMELHIETPDDPDLRLALMFEPRFHDVDRLIENVRPGVLAHREIPDIARAIQNGIQASPTLQRYALDLWQATRKPQDYGVRLDGVQMDQLILAGASPRGMSMMMRAARVAAWLDGRDYLLPEDIQRVFVETTAHRVFLAPVYELRREAVIGELMAGILGRVAAP, encoded by the coding sequence ATGCCAGCCGCCGAACCGAATCCGAATCCCAGCTTCGACAAAGACCGCCTGCTCGCCGAATGGCGCGACCGCGCCCTGGCGTTCGAGCGCGAAATCCATAAGGCCGTGGTGGGACTCGACCACGCCGTGCGCCAGATCACCGTCGCGGTCTTCGCCCGCGGCCATGTGATGCTGGAAGGCGATGTCGGGGTGGGGAAGACCACCTTGCTGCGGGCGGTGGCGCGGGGTTTGGGCGGGGTTTACGAGCGCATCGAGGGCACCATCGACCTGATGCCCAACGATCTGGTCTACCACACCTATATCGACGAGCAAGGCAAGCCCAGGGTCGATCCCGGCCCCATCCTCAAGCACGGGGAAAGCCTGTCGGTGTTCTTCTTCAACGAGGTCAACCGCGCCCGGCCCCAGGTGCATTCGCTGTTGTTGCGGGTGATGGCGGAGCGTAGCGTCACGGCTTTCAACCGCGAGCAGGTGTTTCCCTATCTCCAGGTGTTCGCCGACCGCAACCGGGTGGAGAAGGAGGAAACCTTCGAGATGCCCTCGGCGGCCCGCGACCGCTTCATGATGGAACTGCATATCGAGACGCCGGACGATCCCGATCTGCGGCTGGCCCTGATGTTCGAGCCGCGGTTCCACGATGTGGACCGGCTGATCGAGAACGTCCGGCCCGGCGTCCTGGCCCACCGCGAGATTCCCGATATCGCCCGCGCCATCCAGAACGGCATCCAGGCCAGCCCGACCCTGCAACGCTACGCGCTCGATCTCTGGCAGGCCACCCGCAAGCCCCAGGATTACGGCGTGAGGCTGGACGGTGTGCAGATGGACCAATTGATCCTGGCCGGGGCCAGTCCCCGCGGCATGAGCATGATGATGCGGGCGGCGCGGGTGGCGGCTTGGCTGGACGGGCGCGATTATCTGCTGCCGGAGGATATCCAGCGGGTGTTCGTCGAGACCACGGCGCACCGGGTGTTCCTCGCCCCGGTCTACGAACTGCGCCGCGAGGCCGTGATCGGCGAATTGATGGCGGGCATCCTGGGCCGGGTGGCCGCGCCGTGA
- a CDS encoding CARDB domain-containing protein translates to MNKAMNPRLLLALLTLPWLPGGATGADLALTLEATPNPVAVGENLTYALTVANPGPKAALGVVLTDTLPAGAVFRSASPGCRFASPKARRQHRITCKLKRLRPGTSAAWSILVTPQAEGGLDSSASVKSAKRDSNPANNSANISVVVATANRAPTAHALSQTADSAVPYLQLQLSGSDPDNDTLSYELTAPAQGTGYTSAYVDSKTGLLYVAFAAGFQGTLTLPYRVSDGRLFSPEAEVQILVQPDNGDKGTGGQTLDGKTYSGYDSSHLSTNVYGSTGTAPTEPPSVDLSPSFPLPGDQGQQGSCVAWAVAYALKSYQEEVELGWSLDTVAHLFSPAYLYNQINGGEDNGSQIYDALDVVIGQGPAAGKGAATLATMPYSDRDYWTQPDLAALEEGPKFKGLDYKRVEDLQGLKAALAQRRPVVLGIKVYDQFYHLQGTDSVYNSDAGSNNGPHGLHAVTAVGYDNNRYGGAIKVINSWGTGWGDQGFFWMPYDFIRDKGIIFQMWVMDDAPDGDITPTPDPVPPLPASELADLQINGWNVQVTGYTLGGSGQLEWEVSNGGQATVAEGAANVSLMLSKDRVINASDLYLVYEPIPFDLKTGESAYRKIAEGNGIEFQLPTRIEPGDYYLALLVDDLNEIPETNEDNNVSVGESAVPLTNGLPDLYIDNWYTYWDSAGEAYLSYDIYNYGAQTAPGGWTVKLELIDFSGGYWVVASDTIGQDLAPNQAVSRDDFSNPPPLPFNVNYDENSNKIQAGIYYVALSVDEENVVQESDEDNLSYYWDYAYLPTDWFASAKPATQAQAASGALSATASTGTATQAFQNGQAAYNGKRLPGQVAQLRKVRIGQTSGGQRTMEFIDEGLNIGTASVPKAEKTYSKRIRAANAAIFPITQAKPMP, encoded by the coding sequence ATGAACAAAGCGATGAACCCACGTTTGCTGCTGGCCCTGTTGACCCTGCCTTGGCTGCCCGGCGGGGCCACGGGTGCCGACCTCGCCTTGACCCTGGAGGCCACCCCCAATCCGGTCGCGGTGGGTGAAAACCTGACCTATGCGCTGACCGTCGCCAATCCCGGTCCCAAAGCCGCCCTGGGCGTGGTGCTGACCGATACCTTGCCTGCCGGGGCGGTGTTCAGATCGGCTTCGCCCGGTTGCCGCTTCGCCAGCCCCAAGGCCCGCCGCCAACACCGTATCACCTGCAAGCTCAAGCGGCTGCGGCCCGGCACCAGCGCGGCCTGGTCGATCCTGGTGACGCCGCAGGCCGAGGGCGGGCTGGACAGTAGCGCCAGCGTGAAATCGGCCAAACGCGATTCCAACCCCGCCAACAACAGCGCCAATATCAGCGTCGTCGTGGCCACCGCCAACCGCGCCCCCACCGCCCACGCCCTGAGCCAGACCGCCGACTCGGCGGTGCCCTATCTGCAATTGCAACTCTCGGGCAGTGATCCCGACAACGACACCCTGAGCTATGAATTGACCGCGCCCGCCCAGGGCACCGGCTATACCAGCGCCTACGTCGATTCCAAAACCGGGTTGCTCTATGTCGCTTTCGCCGCCGGATTCCAAGGCACCCTCACATTGCCCTACCGGGTCAGCGATGGCCGGTTGTTCAGCCCCGAGGCCGAAGTGCAAATCCTGGTCCAGCCCGACAACGGCGACAAGGGCACCGGCGGGCAGACCCTCGACGGCAAGACCTATTCCGGCTACGACAGCTCCCATCTTTCCACCAATGTCTACGGCTCGACCGGTACCGCGCCCACCGAACCGCCTTCGGTGGACCTCAGCCCCAGCTTCCCGCTGCCCGGCGACCAGGGTCAGCAAGGCAGTTGCGTGGCCTGGGCCGTGGCCTATGCCTTGAAGAGCTATCAGGAAGAAGTGGAATTGGGCTGGTCGCTCGATACGGTCGCGCATTTGTTCAGCCCGGCCTATCTCTACAACCAGATCAACGGCGGCGAGGACAACGGCTCGCAGATTTACGACGCGCTGGATGTGGTGATCGGCCAGGGACCGGCGGCGGGCAAGGGCGCGGCCACGCTGGCCACCATGCCTTATTCGGATCGGGATTACTGGACCCAGCCCGATCTGGCGGCGTTGGAGGAAGGGCCGAAATTCAAGGGTTTGGATTACAAGCGGGTGGAAGACCTGCAAGGTCTGAAAGCCGCGCTGGCCCAGCGCCGCCCGGTGGTGTTGGGGATCAAGGTCTACGACCAGTTCTACCATCTGCAAGGGACGGATTCGGTCTACAACTCCGACGCCGGCAGCAACAACGGGCCGCACGGCTTGCACGCCGTGACCGCCGTGGGTTACGACAACAACCGCTATGGCGGGGCCATCAAAGTCATCAATTCCTGGGGCACGGGCTGGGGTGATCAGGGCTTTTTCTGGATGCCTTACGACTTCATCCGCGATAAGGGCATCATTTTCCAAATGTGGGTGATGGACGACGCGCCCGACGGCGATATTACCCCGACACCCGATCCGGTGCCGCCCCTGCCCGCCAGCGAGCTGGCCGATTTGCAGATCAATGGCTGGAATGTGCAGGTGACGGGCTATACCCTGGGCGGCAGCGGCCAACTGGAATGGGAGGTCTCGAACGGCGGCCAGGCCACGGTGGCGGAAGGCGCGGCCAATGTCAGCCTGATGCTGTCCAAGGACCGCGTCATCAACGCCAGCGATCTCTATCTGGTCTACGAGCCCATCCCCTTCGATCTCAAAACCGGCGAAAGCGCCTACCGCAAAATCGCCGAGGGCAATGGTATCGAATTCCAGCTTCCCACCCGTATCGAACCCGGCGATTATTATCTGGCCCTCTTGGTGGACGATCTCAACGAGATACCGGAAACCAACGAGGATAATAATGTTTCCGTCGGTGAAAGTGCCGTCCCTCTGACTAATGGTTTGCCCGATCTTTATATCGATAACTGGTATACCTATTGGGATAGCGCCGGTGAGGCTTACCTGAGCTACGATATCTACAACTACGGTGCCCAGACCGCGCCGGGCGGTTGGACGGTCAAGCTGGAGTTGATCGATTTCTCCGGCGGTTATTGGGTGGTGGCGAGCGATACGATTGGCCAGGACTTGGCTCCGAACCAGGCGGTTTCCCGCGATGATTTTTCCAACCCGCCGCCCTTGCCGTTCAATGTGAACTACGACGAGAATTCCAACAAGATTCAGGCGGGGATTTATTACGTGGCTTTGTCGGTGGACGAGGAGAACGTGGTGCAGGAATCGGACGAGGATAATCTTTCCTATTATTGGGATTATGCCTATCTGCCCACCGATTGGTTCGCCAGCGCGAAACCGGCAACCCAGGCGCAGGCCGCCAGCGGTGCCCTGTCCGCCACTGCGTCCACGGGGACGGCCACCCAGGCTTTCCAGAATGGGCAAGCCGCCTATAACGGCAAGCGGCTACCGGGCCAGGTCGCGCAGCTACGCAAAGTGCGTATCGGCCAGACCTCGGGCGGGCAACGGACCATGGAATTCATCGACGAGGGCTTGAACATCGGCACCGCGTCCGTTCCCAAGGCTGAAAAGACCTACAGCAAACGGATACGGGCCGCGAACGCGGCCATTTTCCCGATCACCCAGGCCAAGCCCATGCCCTAG
- a CDS encoding DUF333 domain-containing protein: protein MRRGMRWGALLALLLSACGGTAVSQEPPARARLANPADVKCAADGWRTEPILTHGVPTGTICVEPDSGRRCEAWAYFRGECPAAAERSPPATPEPVRGH, encoded by the coding sequence ATGCGACGGGGAATGCGATGGGGCGCGCTGCTGGCTTTGCTGCTGAGCGCCTGTGGAGGAACGGCGGTTTCCCAGGAGCCGCCCGCGAGGGCGCGATTGGCCAATCCCGCCGATGTCAAATGCGCCGCCGACGGTTGGCGTACCGAACCCATCCTGACCCACGGCGTCCCGACCGGCACGATCTGCGTCGAGCCGGACAGCGGACGGCGTTGCGAGGCCTGGGCTTATTTCCGGGGCGAGTGTCCGGCGGCGGCGGAGCGGTCCCCGCCCGCGACGCCGGAGCCGGTCCGCGGGCATTAG
- a CDS encoding serine/threonine protein kinase: MTDLQRIFEQYQQGTLDLDGLRRAVGLYAERGAEARSALAIRLHAEYSAGRLTASAYFALEPWARGGADPAAPTVVVGDALDEDRTFALGLAEATLVVGGPPDDAPTLVVGAPGNDDATLLVAAAEPTVVVGTRLDDMPSPAHAEADSPRIAPDPAGDDPTWALPLAEATLAVGNPDDATAVAGHSASPTPPPALPKHRTEATYGTQAATRAQPHPTPRADRPLQIGMMLKERFVLEEVIGGGGMGTVFKALDMRKSEARDREPYVALKVLNPEFRDNPIALIALQRETKRAQTLSHPNIINVFDFDRDGGHVFMSMEYLDGRPLNQMIRETPGGMPFKQAWPLIRAMADALGYAHSKDVVHSDFKPGNVFLDSHGEVRVLDFGIACAAGRVEKAGADATIFNARDLGALTPAYASLEMIQRQDPDPRDDLYALGCVAYELLTGKHPYGKLAADKALELNIQAKPVPGLNRKQWRGLQRAIALKREDRVASAAEFIKDLQVRTPAFYALWTLALVAAGSSGASVYFSLFAPQETPKVAVQLSEDQRQQIADLLELAAIHYEVGYLTAPTGSNALWAYQEVLKIDPYNGDAVKGLRKIADAQEQAAWQAFEQGNSAESLKKVVDGLEAVPDHPGLVALRKKLER, from the coding sequence ATGACCGACCTTCAACGCATATTCGAACAATACCAACAGGGCACGCTCGATCTCGACGGTTTGCGGCGGGCCGTGGGCCTTTACGCGGAGCGCGGGGCGGAAGCCCGGAGCGCACTGGCCATCCGGTTGCACGCCGAATATTCGGCGGGGCGCTTGACGGCGTCCGCCTACTTCGCCTTGGAACCCTGGGCGCGCGGCGGCGCGGACCCGGCGGCACCGACGGTGGTGGTGGGCGACGCGCTGGACGAAGACCGCACCTTCGCGCTGGGTTTGGCCGAAGCCACCCTGGTGGTCGGCGGCCCGCCAGACGATGCGCCGACCCTGGTGGTCGGCGCTCCGGGAAACGATGACGCGACCCTGTTGGTTGCCGCCGCGGAACCGACCGTGGTGGTTGGTACCCGTCTGGACGACATGCCCTCCCCGGCCCACGCCGAGGCGGATAGCCCCCGGATCGCGCCCGATCCGGCGGGCGACGATCCAACCTGGGCGCTGCCCCTGGCCGAGGCCACGCTGGCGGTGGGGAACCCCGACGACGCCACGGCGGTGGCGGGTCATTCCGCCAGTCCCACGCCACCGCCAGCCCTCCCCAAGCACCGCACCGAAGCCACCTACGGCACCCAGGCCGCCACCCGCGCCCAACCCCACCCCACACCCCGCGCCGACCGGCCCTTGCAAATCGGCATGATGCTGAAAGAGCGCTTCGTGCTGGAAGAAGTGATCGGCGGCGGCGGCATGGGCACGGTGTTCAAGGCGCTGGATATGCGCAAAAGCGAAGCCCGCGACCGCGAACCCTATGTGGCGCTCAAGGTGCTGAACCCCGAATTCCGCGACAACCCCATCGCCTTGATCGCCTTGCAACGCGAGACCAAACGGGCGCAGACGCTATCCCATCCCAACATCATCAATGTGTTCGACTTCGACCGCGACGGCGGCCATGTCTTCATGTCGATGGAATATCTCGATGGCCGCCCACTCAACCAGATGATCCGGGAAACACCCGGCGGGATGCCGTTCAAACAGGCTTGGCCACTGATCCGGGCCATGGCCGACGCGCTGGGTTACGCCCATAGCAAGGACGTAGTGCATTCCGATTTCAAACCGGGCAATGTGTTCCTGGACAGCCATGGCGAGGTGCGGGTGTTGGATTTCGGCATCGCCTGCGCGGCGGGCCGGGTAGAGAAGGCGGGCGCGGACGCCACCATCTTCAACGCCCGCGACCTGGGGGCGCTGACCCCGGCCTATGCCAGTTTGGAGATGATCCAGCGCCAAGACCCCGATCCCCGCGACGATTTGTACGCCCTGGGCTGCGTCGCCTACGAATTGCTGACCGGGAAACATCCCTACGGCAAGCTGGCCGCCGACAAGGCCTTGGAATTGAACATACAGGCCAAGCCGGTGCCGGGGCTGAACCGCAAGCAATGGCGCGGCTTGCAGCGGGCCATCGCCTTGAAGCGGGAAGACCGGGTGGCTTCCGCCGCCGAGTTCATCAAGGATTTACAGGTACGCACGCCCGCGTTCTACGCCTTGTGGACGCTGGCCCTGGTGGCGGCGGGCAGCAGTGGGGCCAGTGTTTATTTCAGCCTGTTCGCGCCCCAGGAAACGCCCAAGGTGGCGGTCCAGCTCAGCGAGGACCAGCGCCAGCAAATCGCCGACCTGCTGGAATTGGCCGCCATCCATTACGAGGTCGGCTATCTGACCGCGCCGACCGGGAGCAATGCCCTCTGGGCCTATCAGGAGGTGTTGAAGATCGACCCCTACAACGGCGACGCCGTCAAGGGCTTGAGGAAGATCGCCGACGCCCAGGAACAGGCGGCGTGGCAGGCGTTCGAGCAGGGCAATAGCGCCGAGAGCTTGAAGAAGGTGGTGGATGGCCTGGAGGCGGTGCCGGACCATCCGGGGTTGGTGGCTTTGCGGAAGAAGTTGGAGCGGTGA
- a CDS encoding alkaline phosphatase PhoX, protein MKAITIRVAIAAALASGVALPNLASAFDFGKYVETQMANRAPALFGVNAPLASTAPVTPSTGYRNPSQSAADQIAAADGLTVEYVTRNAANHTDMMAFWPNDKAPSHLITCVESDLETLPNGKMNPSVQRINLITGQVDTLLRGMDGCDGIRRTPWGTILATEETDDGGAYEIIKPLATTENTVTNRAAGTISGPTAGNIVKRTALPTMAWEGLAVLPTGVIIAGDELRPGTAAPDVDGGAIFKFIPTAPRGVVGNIADLNDSPLVDGKVYAMQVSCTTGTQFGQGCEIGNAGWIEVAAANARGEADTKGATGYYRPEDLHQDIRYSNPSVPAAVRVCWTDTGNEGGKNYSEVVCAVDSNPLNTTGRTTVVNRFVEGDTDFNSFDNLDFQPRTGNLYVVEDHDNGDIFACLPDGADRDIKTDGCAKILSVKDTKAEPTGFIFIGDGSTAFVSIQHSDDTNMPAYDGFGTDDLIKITGFKVPGLR, encoded by the coding sequence ATGAAAGCTATCACCATTCGCGTGGCCATCGCCGCCGCGCTGGCCTCGGGCGTCGCGCTTCCCAACCTGGCCTCCGCCTTCGATTTCGGCAAATACGTCGAGACCCAGATGGCCAACCGTGCGCCGGCCCTGTTCGGTGTCAACGCGCCGCTGGCGTCCACCGCTCCGGTCACGCCTAGCACGGGCTACCGCAATCCAAGCCAGTCCGCCGCCGACCAGATCGCCGCGGCCGATGGCCTGACCGTCGAATATGTCACCCGCAACGCCGCCAACCATACCGACATGATGGCGTTCTGGCCGAACGACAAGGCCCCGAGCCACCTCATCACCTGTGTCGAGAGCGATCTGGAAACCCTGCCCAATGGCAAGATGAACCCGTCCGTGCAACGCATCAACCTGATCACCGGCCAGGTCGATACCCTGCTGCGCGGCATGGATGGCTGCGACGGTATCCGCCGCACCCCGTGGGGCACCATCCTCGCCACCGAGGAAACCGACGATGGCGGCGCCTACGAAATCATCAAGCCGCTGGCCACGACCGAAAACACCGTGACCAACCGCGCCGCTGGCACCATCTCCGGTCCGACCGCCGGCAATATCGTCAAACGCACCGCCCTGCCGACCATGGCCTGGGAAGGCCTGGCTGTGCTGCCGACCGGCGTGATCATCGCGGGCGACGAACTGCGTCCGGGCACCGCCGCCCCCGATGTCGATGGCGGCGCGATCTTCAAGTTCATCCCCACCGCCCCGCGTGGCGTGGTCGGCAACATCGCCGACCTGAACGATTCCCCGCTGGTCGATGGCAAGGTCTACGCCATGCAGGTTTCCTGCACCACCGGGACGCAGTTCGGCCAGGGTTGCGAAATCGGCAATGCCGGCTGGATCGAGGTCGCCGCCGCCAACGCCCGCGGCGAAGCCGATACCAAGGGCGCCACCGGCTATTACCGCCCGGAAGACCTGCACCAGGATATCCGTTACAGCAATCCCAGCGTGCCCGCCGCGGTCCGCGTTTGTTGGACCGATACCGGCAACGAAGGCGGCAAGAACTACTCCGAGGTCGTTTGCGCCGTGGACAGCAACCCGCTCAACACCACGGGCCGCACCACTGTCGTCAACCGCTTCGTCGAAGGCGACACCGATTTCAATTCCTTCGACAACCTGGACTTCCAGCCGCGCACCGGCAACCTATACGTGGTGGAAGACCATGACAACGGCGACATCTTCGCCTGTTTGCCGGACGGTGCCGACCGCGACATCAAGACCGATGGTTGCGCCAAAATCCTGTCCGTGAAGGATACCAAGGCCGAACCCACCGGCTTCATCTTCATCGGCGATGGCTCCACCGCCTTCGTGTCCATCCAGCACTCGGACGACACCAATATGCCGGCATATGACGGTTTCGGGACCGACGACCTGATCAAGATCACCGGCTTCAAGGTTCCGGGCTTGAGGTAA